A genomic region of Staphylococcus roterodami contains the following coding sequences:
- a CDS encoding iron ABC transporter permease produces MTKKENQTTLKFVTYVIGLSVLLVIALFISTLMGDAKIQASTILEAVFNYDPSNQQQNVINEIRIPRNIAAVIVGMALAVSGAIIQGVTRNGLADPALIGLNSGASFALALTYSLLPGTSFLVLMFAGFLGAILGGAIVLMMGRSRRDGFNPMRIILAGAAVSAMLTALSQGIALAFRLNQTVTFWTAGGVSGTTWTHLKWAIPLIGIALLIILIFSKQLTILNLGESLATGLGQNVTVVRGICLIIAMILAGISVAIAGQVAFVGLMVPHIARFLIGTDYTKILPLTALLGGLLVLVADVIARYLGEAPVGAIISFIGVPYFLYLVKKGGRTI; encoded by the coding sequence ATGACAAAAAAAGAGAATCAAACCACATTGAAGTTCGTAACCTATGTAATAGGTTTGAGTGTTTTATTAGTTATAGCATTATTTATCTCCACATTAATGGGAGATGCCAAAATTCAAGCCTCTACAATTTTAGAGGCTGTTTTTAATTATGACCCATCTAATCAACAACAGAATGTTATCAATGAAATTAGAATTCCGAGAAATATTGCGGCAGTTATTGTAGGTATGGCATTGGCGGTTTCTGGGGCGATTATACAAGGTGTTACTCGAAACGGTCTTGCTGATCCAGCACTAATAGGTCTAAATTCAGGTGCATCGTTTGCGTTAGCATTAACGTATTCGCTATTACCAGGTACTTCGTTTTTAGTACTAATGTTTGCAGGATTTTTAGGGGCGATTTTAGGTGGTGCCATCGTTTTAATGATGGGACGTTCTAGACGTGATGGATTTAATCCGATGAGAATAATTTTAGCTGGTGCAGCCGTAAGTGCAATGTTAACTGCGCTAAGTCAAGGTATTGCATTAGCTTTTAGACTAAATCAGACTGTAACATTCTGGACTGCCGGCGGTGTATCAGGTACGACATGGACGCATCTTAAGTGGGCAATCCCATTAATAGGTATAGCGCTACTCATTATATTAATATTTAGCAAGCAGTTAACTATTTTAAATCTTGGTGAATCATTAGCTACAGGGCTTGGTCAAAATGTAACAGTGGTTAGAGGGATATGCTTGATTATTGCTATGATACTTGCAGGTATTTCTGTTGCAATTGCAGGTCAAGTAGCTTTTGTAGGTTTAATGGTACCGCATATAGCACGATTTTTAATTGGAACAGATTATACTAAAATACTACCATTAACAGCATTATTAGGTGGATTACTCGTATTAGTTGCTGATGTTATAGCACGCTATTTAGGAGAGGCGCCAGTTGGTGCAATTATTTCATTTATTGGCGTTCCTTACTTTTTATATTTAGTTAAAAAAGGAGGGCGCACAATATGA
- a CDS encoding ABC transporter ATP-binding protein: MSRLHGQQVKIGYGDSTIINNLDVEIPDGKVTSIIGPNGCGKSTLLKALSRLLAVKEGEVFLDGQNIHTQSTKEIAKKIAILPQSPEVADGLTVGELVSYGRFPHQKGFGRLTEEDKKEIDWAMEVTGTDAFRHRSINDLSGGQRQRVWIAMALAQRTDIIFLDEPTTYLDICHQLEILELVQKLNQEQGCTIVMVLHDINQAIRFSDHLIAMKSGDIVAHGSTEDVLTQEILEKVFNIDVVLSKDPKTGKPLLVTYDLCRRAYS; encoded by the coding sequence ATGAGTCGCTTGCATGGACAACAAGTTAAAATTGGTTATGGGGATAGCACGATTATAAATAATTTAGATGTTGAAATTCCAGATGGAAAAGTTACGTCCATTATTGGTCCTAATGGTTGTGGAAAATCAACTTTATTAAAAGCATTGTCACGTCTATTAGCAGTTAAAGAAGGCGAAGTATTTTTAGATGGACAAAACATTCATACACAATCTACTAAAGAAATTGCTAAAAAAATTGCTATATTACCTCAATCACCTGAAGTAGCAGATGGCTTAACTGTCGGAGAATTAGTGTCATATGGACGCTTCCCTCATCAAAAAGGTTTTGGTAGGTTAACTGAAGAAGATAAAAAAGAAATTGATTGGGCAATGGAAGTGACTGGTACGGATGCGTTTCGTCATCGTTCAATTAATGATTTAAGTGGTGGTCAGAGACAACGTGTGTGGATTGCAATGGCTTTAGCACAAAGAACTGACATTATCTTTTTAGATGAACCAACAACTTATTTAGATATTTGTCATCAGTTAGAAATCCTTGAATTAGTTCAGAAGTTAAATCAGGAGCAGGGTTGTACAATTGTCATGGTATTGCATGATATAAATCAAGCAATTCGATTTTCAGATCATCTTATTGCAATGAAATCTGGCGATATTGTTGCTCATGGTTCTACAGAGGATGTATTAACACAAGAGATTTTAGAAAAAGTTTTCAACATAGATGTCGTATTAAGTAAAGATCCAAAAACTGGCAAACCTTTACTTGTAACTTATGATTTGTGTCGCAGAGCTTATTCTTAA
- a CDS encoding iron ABC transporter permease, whose translation MINSNNIRKQWIALGVFSVLLFLGCTWSITSGEYNIPVERFFKTLIGQGDPTDELILLDFRLPRMLITILAGAALSISGAIVQSVTKNPIAEPGILGINAGGGFAIALFIAIGKINADNFVYVLPLISILGGITTALIIFIFSFNKNEGVTPASMVLIGVGLQTALYGGSITIMSKFDDNQSEFIAAWFAGNIWGDEWPFVIAFLPWIIIIIPYLLIKSNVLNIIHTGDNIARGLGVRLSRERLILFFIAVTLSSAAVAVAGSISFIGLMGPHIAKRIVGPRHQLFLPIAILVGACLLVIADTIGKIALQPGGIPAGIVVAIIGAPYFLYLMYKTKNV comes from the coding sequence ATGATAAATTCAAATAATATACGTAAACAATGGATTGCTCTAGGAGTATTTAGCGTTCTGCTTTTTCTAGGATGCACTTGGAGTATTACCTCTGGTGAATACAATATTCCTGTCGAAAGATTTTTCAAAACTTTAATTGGGCAAGGTGATCCTACAGATGAATTAATCTTACTAGATTTTAGATTACCTCGAATGTTAATTACTATTTTAGCTGGTGCAGCACTTAGTATTAGTGGTGCAATTGTGCAAAGTGTCACGAAAAACCCAATTGCTGAACCAGGTATATTAGGTATAAACGCGGGTGGTGGTTTTGCCATTGCATTATTTATTGCGATTGGTAAAATTAATGCAGATAATTTCGTCTATGTACTACCTTTAATTAGTATATTAGGTGGTATTACTACAGCGCTAATTATTTTTATTTTCAGTTTCAATAAAAACGAAGGCGTAACACCTGCAAGTATGGTATTAATCGGAGTAGGTTTGCAAACCGCATTATATGGTGGTTCGATTACAATTATGTCTAAATTTGACGACAATCAATCTGAATTTATCGCTGCGTGGTTTGCTGGTAATATTTGGGGTGATGAATGGCCATTCGTTATTGCTTTTCTACCTTGGATTATCATCATTATTCCATATTTACTAATAAAATCTAATGTACTTAATATTATTCATACGGGCGATAACATTGCGCGTGGTTTAGGTGTAAGGTTAAGCAGAGAACGATTAATTTTATTCTTTATAGCAGTAACATTATCTTCTGCAGCAGTAGCAGTAGCAGGCTCAATTTCATTTATTGGATTGATGGGGCCACATATAGCGAAGCGTATCGTTGGGCCACGCCATCAATTGTTTTTACCAATAGCAATTTTAGTTGGTGCATGTTTACTAGTTATAGCAGATACAATTGGTAAAATTGCATTGCAACCGGGTGGAATTCCAGCCGGAATTGTTGTAGCAATCATTGGTGCACCGTATTTCTTATATTTAATGTACAAAACTAAAAATGTATAG